The Prosthecomicrobium sp. N25 nucleotide sequence GCAGGGCTCTGCGGGAAAGTTCGGTATCGGCCTTGTCGGACATGATGGTCTCCTTCGATCCGACGGTCATTCCGCGGGCGCCGGCGCCTTCGCCGGAACCTTGGAAGGGGTGGGGGAGGGGGGCTTGAGGCCCGTCTGCTCCTCGAAGCGCTGGCGCTTCTTCATGCGCTGCACGACGACCGGGCACTTGGCCGTGTGCTGGTAGAGGACTTGGCAGTTGAGGCAGGAGATGCACTCGTTGGGATTGATCTCGCCGGTCGGGTGGATCGCCTCGACGGGGCAGTCCTTGGCGCAGACCTGGCAGGGCGAGCCGCATTCCCGGTAGCGCTTCAGCCAGCGGAACATGTGCAGCCGGGCCGGGATCGCGAGCGCGGCGCCGAGCGGGCAGAGGTAGCGGCAGTAGAAGCGCTCGATGAACAGGCCGGCGACGAGGAGCAGCACCGCGAAGAGCACGAAGGGCCAGGCGCGGACGAACTTCAGGATGATCGCCGTCTTGAACGGCTCCACCTCGGCGTAGTGCTCGGCGACGTCGAGGCTGTACAGCGACAGGCCGAAGAGGCCGAGGAAGATCATGTACTTCAACGGCCACAGGCGCTCGTGCAGGCCCCACGGCAGCTTCACCTGCGGGACGCCCAGCCGGCGTGCGAGCTTGTTGGTCAGTTCCTGGAGGGCGCCGAACGGGCAGAGCCAGCCGCAATAGGCGCCGCGCCCCCAGAAGAGCAGCGCCGCGGCGACCGAGAACCACAGGGTGAAGACCAGCGGGTCCATCAGGAACGTGTCCCATCGGAAACCCGAGGTGGCGGCGTTGACGAAGGCGAGCACGTTGACGACCGAGAGCTGAGCGTTGGCCCAGAAGCCGATGAAGACCAGCGTGTAGAGCAGGAATCCGGTCCTCAGGGCGTTGAACAGCCGCTCGTTGCGGGTCGCCTGCGCCTGGAAGAAGAAGATGCCGGTGAGGAGCAGGATGCCGCCCGCCAGGATCGAGACCTCGGTCTTCTTGTCGGCCCAGATGCGGGCCCACAGGTGCTCGACCGTGTCGCCCTCGGGGCGGTTCGTCGCGGCGGCCGGCTGGCTCGCGGCCGGCGCGGCCGGCGGCAGGGCCAGCCACCGGGCCGGCAGTTGGTAGCCGAGGTCGTAGGTGAGGAAGATCTTGTCGACCGGGCCGACCGCGCGCTGGACGAGCAGTTGCAGCCGGAACGGAGCGCCCGGTTCGAAGCCCGCCTCCCGGGGGATGATGAAGAGGTCGGCCTCCGGGAAGGCCGGGGCGCCCGCCGCCGCGACCTCGCCGACGCGCCGTTGCTGCTTGTCGCGGAAGCGGACGGAGCGGTCGCCCTGGACGAGCGTGATGCGGTCGAAGATGCCGCCGCGGACGTAGCCGGAGCCCTTGTAGGAATAGCGGCCGCGTCCGGCGACGAAGAGGGCGTGCTCTCCGTCCTTCAGCCGCGCCTTGAGGTTCGCCCACTCCGCCTCGCCGAGCAGGCTGCGGCCGATCGAGGGCACGTCGGCGAGCCCGACATAGAGGTCGACATAGGCGTCCTCGGCGGGGCCAGGCTCGACGTGGGCCTCGTTGCGTGGGTCGCCGATCCTGGCGAAGGCCTCGTTGATCTGGCCGACGTCGACCGTCAGCCGCTTGAGCGAGCCGTCGCCCACCAGGGCCTCGAAGTCGCGGATCTCCAGCCGGCCGGCGTCGATGGCCGGCTTCGGCCCGGTGTCCGCCCGCCCGTCGCTCAGGCCGCCGAGCTTCAGCGCGCGGGCGACCTTGAGGCCGGCGCGCACGATCGAATCGTCGATGACCATGATGGTGACGGTCGCGCCCGAGACGATGTCGAGTTCGTGCGCGAGGCCCGTGCCCCGCGCCTCCTTGCGCAGGTCGAGCCCGGCATACTTAGCCGTCACCTCGCGGATCCGCGCGTCCGGGATGCCGATCAGGACGATCGGCTCGGAATGCTTGACCAGCTTCACGCCGCGCACGACGGCGTCCTTGTCGACCGCCGCGACCACGTGGATCGGCTTGCCGGAATACCCGGTGGTGGGCACGAAGTCGGAGGTCAGGAAGGCCCACGCGACGGTCTCTCCCCCCTTGAGGACGGGGGTGACGCGCAGATCCTGGCGCTGCGTTCCGAAGCCCTCCGCCCCGGGCACGAGCTCGGACGCCTCCAGGGCGGCGAGGAAGTCCGCCAGCCGGGCCTCGGCGAGGGCAGGGCCTGCGCCCGCGACGCCGATCAGGAGCGCCAGCAGGGCGAGCAGGAGGACGATCGGACGGGGAAGCGGCATGATGCTCTGGCCTCGGGCTCCCGGTCGGAGCCGGCGGCCTCTTCTAGTTCGAGAGCCGCCGGCCCGATCTTGACGACCGTCAAGCGGGCCACCTCGCACGAGTTGAGATCGGTGAAGACACTGACCTCGACCTCCTCCGGCCCGGCCGCCGGCGTGCGGGGCACCTGGGCAAAGTCCTGTTCGAGGCCTATGGCATCCCGAAGCCGGCGCCGAACGCGTCCGCGCCGGGTGCTGCGCCGAGCTGAGGCCGGCCGCCCTCGAAGGGTGGTTAGAGCGGGGAGGACCCGCGTGATCGCCCCGCGATCCCCTGGGCCGGCGAGACGGATCGACCCATCCACCCGACGGCAAAACAATCGCATCGCCCGCCTTGAATTGAACTCGGCCTCGCCTCGTGCAGAATGACATTCTGTCGGCCGGAAGCGCTGGCTGTGTTCCGGCACGACCGGCGGGGTGAATGGTGCTGAAATCTTGGCGTATCTGACACCCGTTAGCCCGTGCCACGCATGAGCGTCGCACGTTGGGCGGAGCGAATGGTCGGGCCCTGCGGCCGATTCGGAAAACGGATCGGGGCTCGGCCCCTGCCGGGGGCCGGCCTCGTCCCGGGCGGCGGGGCTCGGGTCTGTACGAGCCTGGCCCGGCTCGCACGCCGGCATCGGCCCAAGGCCTATGGTGCCGGCCCGGAGCGCATGCGGGCCCCGGTCGGCGGGTGAGGACCGGAGCGTCACGATGGACCTCGTCTACGTCTACGGTCTCGAGCTTCCCAACACAGCCGCCAATTCCGGCGCCGTGCTCGGCCTGTGCGACGCGCTGGCGGATCTCGGGCATCGGGTCACGCTCGCCCATGCGGGGGAGGCGGCCGCGGAAGCCGATATCCGCCGGGACTACGACCTCGATCCGGCCGTGCGGCTCCGTACGGTCCGGATCCGGGCGGGCTTCCGCCACTATCCCGGGATGGCGCTCGAGGCGCTCCGCGAGGCTCCCGGGGCCGTCCTCATCACCCGCATGCCGATCGTCGCCGCGGTGGCCGCCATGGCGGGGCGGCCGGCGATCCTGGAGATGCATCAGCGCTTCGAGACGGCCCGCCGCTGGCCCTTCTGGCGCTGGGGGCTGGTGACGGTGCCCAGGCGCCGCCTGGCCGTCGCCGCGCTGACGCCCGCGCTCGTCGAGGACGCGAGGCGGGACCCCTTCGCGCGCCGGTTCCCCATGGAGGTCATCCCCAGCGGGGCGCCCGACTACGGGGGGCCGCAGGCGCGCCCGCAGCCGGATGTCGACGTGGGTTATCTCGGCAGCTTCAAGCCCGGCAAGGGCATCGAACTCGTCGCGGCCCTCGCCGCGGCGCGACCGTCGGTCCGCTTCGTCGTCTTCGGCGACCCCTCGGCCAATCCCGACGCCGCCGCCGAACTCGCCGCCCTCGGCAACGTGGAACTCGCCGGCCACGTGCCACGCGCCGGGGTGGCGGCCGCGCTCGCCCGCTTCCGCATCGGACTGGCGCCCTACGGCCGGGCCGGCTTCGGCGGTGCGCCCGGCACGCCCTTCGTCAGCTCCGACAGCCTGTCGTCGCTGAAGCTCGTCGAATACATGTCCTCCGGCCGGGCGATCATCTCCTCGGCCATCCCGTCGGTCGCCGCGATGGTCGAGGACGGCGCCTCGGCCCTGCTCTGCGACCCGGAGCGTCTGCCGGACTGGCTGGCCGCGCTCGATCGCCTGCTCGCCGACCCCGGCCTGGTGGACCGCATGGCGGCCGCGGGTCGCGCGAGGTTCCTCGCCGACTACACGTTCCGCATCCGCGCGGAGCGCTTCGCAACCCTGGCCGCCTCGCTGCGGCCCTGAGCCGCCGCCGCTCCTGTGAGGCTACGGGTATTTGCGGGGCTCTCCAGGCCTGATGACAAGTCGAACCCAAGTCCTTAATGAATTCTGAAGCGGAGCACCGGATCGCGACCTTGGATTGGAAAGCAAATCGTGAATTCGGACAAATCTTAGGAGTGAATCTAGGTTCAGATTAAAAGAGGGTGCCGTAGGATCACCGTTGACCAGTACAGGCTGACTGAAACCTGTCGGTAAACGGACCTTAAGAAGAGGCACCTGGTATGTTTAACGTGAAACGTGGCGTTCTGGCCGGAGCGTTCGCACTTGCATCCACGGCGGCCATGGCGCAGAGCGCCTTCGTCGACCCGCAGAACGGAGCGGTTCCCCCTGGCCACCCGCGCGCCTTCCCGAGCGCGCAGGGCTTCGGCAAGATCGCGGCCGTCAGGTCTTCCGACCGGGTCGTCTACCGCGTCGACACGCTCGACGACGTCGTCAGCGCGACCGACGGCAAGATCTCGCTGCGCGAGTGCCTGCTCGCCTCGCCGATCACCACTCCCTACGTCATCCCGGGCGGCAAGCCGCGCGTCTGCGTCTTCGACGTGGCCGGCCAGATCGTCGTGAACTCCGCGTTCCGCATCACGGTCCCGGGCCTCTACATCGCCGGCCAGACTGCGCCGGCGCCGGGCATCGAGATCAAGCTCGGCCCGCTGATGACCACGGTGGACACGCCGTTCCACGTGTTCCGTGGCTCCACGGACGTGATCGTCCGCCACATGCGCTTCCGCCTCGGCTCGCATAACGACGGCCGGCCGAAGAGCCAGAACGGCGATCCCTTCCGCCTCTCGATGGTCAAGCGGGTCATCTTCGATCACGTGACCAGCATGTACGGGACGGACGAGTCCTGGGACATGAACTCGGTCGAGGACGTCACCGCGCAGTGGTCGATCATCGGCCCGAACATCTGCCGCGAGGCCGGCCACGTCTCGACCATCCACTGCAAGTCGCTGTTCATCAAGCCGGGCCAGCGCGCGACCGTCTTCGCCAACCTGTCGCAGCACGGCGTCCACCGGGGCATGAACATCGCGCCGGGCGTCGCGGTCCGCAAGTCCGACGGCACCTGGCTCGCCGAGACCCCCGGGCAGATCGACGTGGTCAACAACCTGATCTTCGACTACACGGTCGAGTCCGGCCTGATCTCCAACGAGTTCGGCCACGCCTACGTCAACTACGTCGGCAACACCGTGTTCCGGTCAGGATATCTGGCCCCCAACAACTTCCCGATCGGCCTCTACAACGTCAATGCCGCGAGCCCGAACGGCTTCAAGATCTACGCGTCCGGGAACTCCACGTTCCGGACCCGCATCGCCGGCGAATTCGGCCAGACAACCAGCGACGACCAGCGCCTCGCCGCCGGCCTGATCCCCGGGACCCTCGCCGCGAACGTCTGTGGCATCGGCACGAACGGCAAGAAGGACTGCTCGAAGACCGGCACCCAGGTGGTCAGCACCACCGAACTCGCCCTCGTTCCCGGCGTGTCGGGCCTGTCTGTGGACCGCGACGCCATGGGTACCTCCGAGCAGGCCACCCGCGCCATCGCGGCCTTCGCCGGCGCCAACATGTGCCGGGGCGAGTGGTGCCGCGACAAGACGGACGACTACTTCATCGACGACTTCCGCACCTGCCACCAGCTCCCGCGCTTCCGTGAGGGCGGCGTGCTCCAGATCGGCGAGGTCGGCTATCCGGGCTACATGGGCGGGTCGGCGTACCTGCCGCTCAAGGACACCGACCACGACGGTATGCCGGACGATTGGGAGACGGCTCATGGCCTGAACCCGAGCGTCGCCGACGGCAACCTCGACGCGGACCGGGACGGCTACACCAACCTCGAGGAATATTTGTCCGAGATGGCCAAGGACGACGAGATGACCACCGGCGTGATGGCCAAGGCCACGGGTGCGCTGCCGGCCTACAACTGCGGCTTCGCCCCGGTCCTGCCCTGAGGGCCGCCGGCCCGGGCGGGCCGATCCAAAGACGCGTGAACGCGGGGACCGCCGATGGGCGGTCCCCGTTTTCGTTCGGACCCGGAGGCGGTCCCGTCGACACTCGATCCTAACTGGTGTAATGACATCACGTGTCATCACCCGGAGGTCGGATGCGCGGCGCCCTGATCGGTTGCGGCTTCTTCGCCCGGAACCACCTCGCCGCCTGGCGCGGGCTGGGCGTCGACATGGTCCTGTGCGACCGGGTGCGCGAGCGAGCAGAGGCGCTCGGGGCCGAGTTCGGCGCCGCCGCCCTGTGGACCGACGCGGCCGCGATGCTGGCCGGCGAGAGGCTCGACTTCGTGGACATCGCCACCACGGTGGAGAGTCATCGGGCCCTGGTCGAGCAGGCCGCCGCCCGCGGCCTGCCGACGATCTGCCAGAAACCCTTCGCGCTCGACCTCGACGAGGGCCGCGCCATGGTGGCCGCGGCGGCCCGCGCCGGCGTGCCGCTTCTCGTCCACGAGAACTTCCGCTGGCAGACCCCGATGCTGGCGGTCGCCGACGCGCTGACCGCCGGAGCGGTCGGCCGGCCCCACTTCGGGCGGATCTCGTTCCGCCACGGCTTCGACATCTATGCCAACCAGCCCTACCTCGCGACCGAGCCTCGGCTCGCCCTGGTCGACGTCGGCGTCCACGTCCTCGACCTCGCCCGCTTCTTCCTCGGAGACGTGACGCGCCTCTATGCCCGCACGCAGCGGCTCAACCCGAAGGTCGCCGGCGAGGACGCCGCGACTCTCGTCCTCGACCATGCCGGCGGCGCGGTCTCGACCGTCGAGATCTCCTTCTTCTCCCGGCTCGACCCCGATCCCTTCCCGCAGACCCTGGTCCGCATCGAGGGGGACCGCGGCACCGTGGAGCTCGGCCAAGACTACCGCCTCTCCGTCACCTCCGCGGGCCGCACCGCCGTCCGCAGCGTCGAGCCGGCGGTGCCGCCCTGGGGCGCCCGGCCCTGGCATGCGATCCAGGACAGCGTCGTCAACATCGAGCGTCACTTCCTCGATTGCCTGCGGACCGGGGCTGAGCCCCGTCCCTCCGGCGCCGACAACCTGAAGACCCTGGAACTCGTCTTTGCCGCCTACGACAGCGCCGCCCGCGGCGAGGCCGTGGCCTTCCCCCGGGAGGCGGGCCGGTGAGCGACAGGATCGCCGCGACCTACATCCTGGAGACCGCCGACGATCCCGCGCGCGCCGCCGCGGTCATCGCGGGCGAACAGTCGAGCGGCACCTTCGTGGCCCTCCGCCGCGAGACGGCGGGCCTCCTGGAGCGCTCCGGCGCCGAGGTCGAGGCGCTCGAGATCCTCGGCGAGGTCCCCGGCCCGTCTCTGCCGGGATCCAGGCCGGGTCCCGTCCACCGCCGCTGCCGGCTGCGCCTCTCCTGGCCGCTCGGCAACCTCGGCCCGTCCCTTCCCAACCTCGTCGCCACCGTCGCCGGCAATCTCTTCGAATTGAAATGCGTCGCCGGGCTCCGCCTCGTCGGCCTCGACCTGCCGGAGGCCTTCGCGGCCCGCTACCCGGGGCCCCGCCACGGCATCGCGGGCACCCGCACCCTCGCGGGCGTCCCGCAGGGTCCCCTGATCGGCACGATCGTCAAGCCGAGCGTCGGCCTCTCGCCGGAGGAGACCGCCGAGGAGGTCGCCGCGCTGGTCGCCGGCGGCATCGACTTCGTCAAGGACGACGAGCTCCAGGCCGACGGCCCGAACTGCCCCTTCGAGGCCCGCGTCAAGGCGGTCATGCGCGTCGTGCGCGCGGGCGCCGAGCGGACCGGCCGCAAGGCCATGGTGGCCTTCAACCTGACGGGCGACCTCGACGAGATGCGGCGGCGCCACGATCTCGTGCTCGCCGAGGGCGGGACCTGTGTGATGGCGAGCCTGCACTCGGTCGGCTTCGTCGGCATCCTGGAACTCGCGCGCCACAGCGTCCTGCCGATCCACGGCCATCGCAACGGCTGGGGATACCTCTCCCGCCACCCGGCCCTCGGCTTCGACTACGCTCCCTGGCAGATGCTCTGGCGTCTGGCCGGCGTCGACCACCTGCACGTCAACGGCCTCGCCAACAAGTTCTGCGAGCCGGACGACAGTGTCGTGGCCTCCGCGCGGGCCGTGCTCGCGCCCGTGTTCCCGTCGCGCCCGATGGCCGCCATGCCGGTCTTCAGCTCAGGGCAGACCGTCCGCCAGGCCGCTCCCACCTTCGCGGCCGTCGGCACCACGGACCTGATCTTCGCCGCCGGCGGCGGCATCTTCGGCCATCCCGCCGGCGTGAAGGCGGGCGTCGAGGCCCTCCGGGCGGCCTGGGACGCGGCGGTCGCGGGCGAGCCCCTGGAGGCGGTCGCCCGGCGGGACCCCGGCGTCGCCGCCGCGATGGAGATCGGGCGATGAGCGCCCCGCCCGCCCTGCCGGACGGCCTGCTCCTCGCCTACTACGGCGACGACTTCACCGGTTCCACCGACACCATGGAGGTGCTGACCTTCGCGGGCCTCGAGACGGTCCTGTTCCTGGAGGACCCCACGCCGGCGCGGCTCACCCGCTTCCCCGGCGCCCGTGCGGTCGGCATCGCCGGAGTCTCCCGCAGCCGCGACCCGGACTGGATGCGCGAGCACCTGCCCGGTCGCTTCGCCGCCCTCGCCCGGCTCGGCGCGCCGATCCTGCAGTACAAGGTCTGCTCCACCTTCGATTCCGCACCCCATGTCGGCTCGATCGGGGCGGCGATCGATCTCGGCGTCGCCTTCGCGCCCGGGTCGCGCTTCACCCCGGTGGTGGTCGGCGCGCCGCGGCTCCGGCGCTACCAGGCCTTCGGCAACCTCTTCGCCGCGATCGACGGGGTCGGTTACCGCCTCGACCGGCACCCGACCATGGCGCACCACCCGGTCACCCCCATGGCCGAGGCCGACCTGCGCCTGCATCTCGCCCGACAGACCGGCCGGCGTCTCGGGCTCGTCGACCTCGTCGCCCTGAAGCAGGGCCGCGGCACCGCCGCGCTCGCCGGCCTTCAGGCAGACGATTGCCCAGCGGTCTTCATCGACCTGTTCGACGACGAGACAAGCGCCGAAGCCGGACGCCTCGTCTGGGACCACCGGGGCGATGGCCTCTTCACCGCCTCCTCGTCGGGATTGCAATACGCGCTCGTCGCCCACTGGCGCGCCGCCGGCCTCCTCGGGCCGGAGACGCCCCCGCGGCCGGCCGCGCCGGTCGACCGGATCGCGGTCGTGAGCGGCAGCGCCTCCCCGGCGACGGCTGGCCAGATCGCCTGGGCGGAGGCCAACGGCTTCGAGCCGATCCGCCTCGACGCCGCGAGGGTCGCCGCGGAGTCTCGCGAGGTCGAGCGCGAGGGCGGCCGGCTGGCCGGCGCCGCCCTCGAGGCTCTCGGCCGCGGCCGCGACCCGCTCGTCTTCAGTGCCCAAGGGCCGGCCGATCCCGCGCTCGCCGCCACCCGGGACGCCGCCCGCCGCGCCGGCCTGCGCCCCGGCGAGGCGGGGCGCCGCATCGGCCGGACCCTCGCCGTCGCCCTGCGCCGCATCCTGGACGAGGCGCGGCTGCCCCGCGTCGCGGTCGCGGGCGGCGACACCTCCGGCGAGGTGGCCGGCGGGCTCGGCCTCTTCGCTCTGACCGCCCTCGCCCCGCTCGCGCCGGGCTCCCCGCTCTGCCGCGCCTGGTCCGACGATCCCGGCCGCTCCGGCCTGGAGGTCGCGCTCAAGGGCGGGCAGGTGGGTCCGCCGTCCTTCTTCGGCGCCGTGAAGGCCGGCGCGCCCCTGACCTGACACGAGAGGAGAACCCCGTCCATGCAGAAGATCGCACTGCTCGGCGCCGGCGGGAAGATGGGAAGACGGCTCGCCACCAACCTGCGCGGCGGCCCCTGGCAGGTCGACCACGTCGAGGTGAACCCGACCGCCCGCGCGGCGGTCGAACGCGACCTCGGGGTCGCCTGCGTGCCCGCCGACAACGCCCTGGCGGACGCCGACGCCATCCTGATGGCCGTCCCGGACGCCCTCATCGGCAAGATCGCCAAGAGCTTCATCGAGCGGGTGAAGCCGGGCGGCGCCATCGTGATGCTCGACGCCGCCGCCCCGCATGCCGGCGAGCTGCCGAGGCGGGACGACGTCACCTACTTCGTCACCCATCCCTGCCACCCCTCGATCTTCAAGCACGAGCCGACCGCCGAGCGCCACGCCGACTATTTCGGCGGCATCGCCCCGCAGGCGATCGTCTGCGCCCTCATGCAGGGTCCGGAGGCGCACTACGCCGAGTGCGAGGCGATCGCCAGGGCGATCTATGCGCCGGTCACCGTTTCCCACCGCGTCACGGTCGAGCAGATGGCGATCCTGGAACCCGGCCTGTCGGAGACGATCGGCGCCACCCTGGTGACGGCCCTGCGCGAGGCGACCGACGCGGCGGTCAAGCGCGGCGTGCCGGCCGCGGCCGCCTTCGACTTCATGCTCGGCCACCTCGGCATCGAGCTCGCGCTCCTCTTCGACCAGTACCCCGGCCAGTTCTCGGACGGGGCGAAGCTCGCCATCGCCAAGGCCAAACCGCGGCTCCTGCGCGAGGACTGGCTGTCGGTGCTGGAACCGGCCGCCATCACGGACAGCGTCAAGGACATCTGCAATCCGGCCGGATGAGCCGGAAGCCTGAAGACAACCGGAGGAAACGCCATGTCGACGTCCTGGAACCGCCGCAGCTTCACCCTCGCTCTCGCCGGCGCCCTCGCGGCCGGCGTGCCGGTCCTCCCCGCCTCCGCCCAGACCGTGCCGTCCGGCAAGGTCACGGTCGAGCTCTTCGGCCTCGTGACCAACGGCTTCGACCCGGTCATCGAGGCCTTCCAGAAGGACTATCCGAACATCACCGTGAAGTGGACGAAGTTCGGCACCGACGAGTTCAAGCAGGCGCTGCGCGTCGGCGCCGCCTCCGGCAAGATGCCCGACCTGTGGTTCAACTGGGGCGGCAGCCTCGCCTACCCGTACAGCCGCGCCGGCCTCACCCTCGACCTCACCGGCCGCATCCAGGATCTGAAGCTCGACCAGACTCTGGTGCCGACCGCCATTGTGCTCGCCCAGGATCGCGGCAAGCTTTACGGCGTGCCGAACCGCATCGTGCCGATGACGATCGTCTACCGGAAGGAGATGTTCGAGAAGGCTGGCGTCAAGGTGCCGAACACCTTCGCGGAGCTCGAGGAGGCCTGCGCCAAGCTGAAGGCCGCCGGCATCACGCCCTTCTCGCTGGGCGGCAAGTTCAGCTGGATGACCATGCGCTTCACCGACTTCTTCATGGAGCACTACGCCGGTCCGAAGCTGCATGACCAGATCAAGGCCATGGAGGCGAGCTGGGACCAGGACGCGGTCGTGAAGTCCTTCGCCAAGCTCAAGGAATGGAACGACAAGGGCTGGTTCAACCAGGGCTTCCTGAACGTCGACCCGGCCACCAACATGCAGCTCGTCTACCAGGGCAAGGCCGCCATGGTGCTGGAGGTGCCCTCCATCGAGGTGACTCGCCTGAAGCGCGAGAACATCGACCCCTCGACCTACGGCACCTTCCTGATGCCGACCGACCAGACCCCGCGCCGCGTCTCCGGCTTCCAGCAGCAGCTGCAGGTCTCCGCCAAGGCGCCGAAGGACGTCCAGGACGCCGCCCTGCTCTTCGCCACCTACGTGGTGCGCCCGGACCTCGCGGCGAAGCACATGGCGAGCATCGGCGGGCCGAGCGCCGCCAGGGGCGTGGTGCCGGGCGCCGACTCCCCCCTCCAGGCCCAGTACGCCACCTGGCTGCAGGAGGGCCTGCAGCTCTTCCTGCCGGGCGACCAGGCGCTCCCGCAGGAGATGGTGGCCGCCTATTTCGAGGCCCAGGATTCGGTGATCCTCGGCGCCATGACGCCCGCCGAGGCCGCCAAGAGCGTCCAGCAGGCGATCACCGGCTTCAAGGCCCGCCAGCAGTGAGCCTCGGCGGGGCCGATACCGCGGCGGCGACGCCGGCGGCCGGGCGAGGGGGCTCCAACCCCCTCCGCACCGAGTGGCGGATCGGCGCGCTCTTCCTCGCGCCGGCCCTCCTCCTCTACGTGACCATCATCATCTACCCCCTGATCTATTCCTCCTGGCTGAGCCTCTTCGAATGGGACGGCATCAGCCCCACCCGGCGCTTCGTCGGCCTCGACAACTACGCGACGCTCTGGAGCCAGAACCGGGTCTTCTGGATCGCCTTGAAGAACAGCGCGCTCTGGACCGCCGTCGCCCTGGTGGTGCCGACGAGCATCGGCCTCGGCCTGGCGCTCCTCCTCAACCGCTCCTTCGCGGGCCGCGGCTTCTACCGGGGCCTCTTCTACTTCCCCGCCATCCTGTCGCTGAGCCTCTGCGGCCTGATCTGGACCTGGATCTACCACCCGACGCTCGGCTTCCTGAACCAGTTCCTCGGCTGGGTCGGCCTGGAGTCCCTGCACCGCGCCTGGCTGTCGGAGCCCTCCATCGCGCTCTTCGCCGTCATGGTGGCGGCCGGCTGGCACAACACCGGCCTGCCGATGCTGCTCTACCTCGCCGGCCTGCAGACCATCCCCAGGGAGGTGCTCGAGGCCGCCGAGGTCGACGGCGCCACGGCCTTCCAGCGCTTCCGGCACGTGACCTGGCCGATGCTGAAGGACACCACCTTCGTGGTTCTCGCCATCACCTTCATCAACTCCCTGAAGGTCTACGACGTCGTCTACGTGATGACCTTCGGCGGCCCCGCCAACCAGACCCAGGTGCTCGGCACCTGGATGTACTTCCTGACCTACAACTTCAACCGGATCGGCCTCGGCACCGCCATCGCGGTCGTGCTCTTCGGTCTGACCCTGATCTTCGCCATCCCGTACACCCGCAAGCTGGGACAGGAGTCATGAGCCTCGTGGTCGCCGGACGGGACTCGGGCTCCGCCGTCCTGCCCCATGCCGGCCGGGCCGCGATCCCGCGCATCGCCTTCTATGTCGGCCTCTCCCTCTTCGCCCTGGTCTGGATCGCGCCGGTCTTCATCCTGGTCTTCACGGCGCTGAAGTCCGCCTCCGACTTCGCCCACGGCGGCACCTTCGCGCTGCCGGAACGGATCGAATGGGCGAACTTCGCCAAGGCCTGGGACGTCGGCATCCGGACCTACTTCGCCAACTCGGCCCTGATGACCCTGGTCAAGGTCCCGGCCGGCGTGCTGATCGCCGCCATGGCGGCCTTCGCGCTGACCTTCCTGCGCCTGCCCGGCAGCCGCGCGCTCTTCACCTTCTTCATCGTCGGGCTGGTGGTGCCGATCCAGATGACGCTCGTGCCGCTGACGCTGCTGCTGCGCAACCTCGATCTCATCGACAGCCTCTTCGGCCTGTTCTGGCTCTACCTCGGCTTCGGCCTGCCCTTCGCCATCATGGTGATGCGCGGCTACATGCGGTCGATCCCGCGCGAACTGGTCGAAGCCGCGCTGATCGACGGCTGCTCCTGGTTCGGGGTCTTCCGGCGCATCGTGCTGCCCTTGTCCACGCCCGCCGTGGTGTCGCTCCTGATCTTCGACGGCATCGCCACCTGGAACGAGTTCATCCTCGCCCAGATCTTCCTGCGCCAGAACTCCAACCGCACCCTGCCGCTCGGCCTCGTCAACTTCCAGACCGAGTTCTCGACCGCCTACGAGCTCCTCGCGGCGGCCCAGTGCATCACCATCGTGCCGCTCGTCGTCGTCTACCTCTTCTTCCAGAGGTACTTCGTCGACGGCCTGTCCGGCTCGATCAAGTCATGATCCTCGGAGGGGACCCCGTCATGCCGCTGCCGCCC carries:
- a CDS encoding 4Fe-4S binding protein, whose amino-acid sequence is MPLPRPIVLLLALLALLIGVAGAGPALAEARLADFLAALEASELVPGAEGFGTQRQDLRVTPVLKGGETVAWAFLTSDFVPTTGYSGKPIHVVAAVDKDAVVRGVKLVKHSEPIVLIGIPDARIREVTAKYAGLDLRKEARGTGLAHELDIVSGATVTIMVIDDSIVRAGLKVARALKLGGLSDGRADTGPKPAIDAGRLEIRDFEALVGDGSLKRLTVDVGQINEAFARIGDPRNEAHVEPGPAEDAYVDLYVGLADVPSIGRSLLGEAEWANLKARLKDGEHALFVAGRGRYSYKGSGYVRGGIFDRITLVQGDRSVRFRDKQQRRVGEVAAAGAPAFPEADLFIIPREAGFEPGAPFRLQLLVQRAVGPVDKIFLTYDLGYQLPARWLALPPAAPAASQPAAATNRPEGDTVEHLWARIWADKKTEVSILAGGILLLTGIFFFQAQATRNERLFNALRTGFLLYTLVFIGFWANAQLSVVNVLAFVNAATSGFRWDTFLMDPLVFTLWFSVAAALLFWGRGAYCGWLCPFGALQELTNKLARRLGVPQVKLPWGLHERLWPLKYMIFLGLFGLSLYSLDVAEHYAEVEPFKTAIILKFVRAWPFVLFAVLLLVAGLFIERFYCRYLCPLGAALAIPARLHMFRWLKRYRECGSPCQVCAKDCPVEAIHPTGEINPNECISCLNCQVLYQHTAKCPVVVQRMKKRQRFEEQTGLKPPSPTPSKVPAKAPAPAE
- a CDS encoding glycosyltransferase family 4 protein, whose translation is MDLVYVYGLELPNTAANSGAVLGLCDALADLGHRVTLAHAGEAAAEADIRRDYDLDPAVRLRTVRIRAGFRHYPGMALEALREAPGAVLITRMPIVAAVAAMAGRPAILEMHQRFETARRWPFWRWGLVTVPRRRLAVAALTPALVEDARRDPFARRFPMEVIPSGAPDYGGPQARPQPDVDVGYLGSFKPGKGIELVAALAAARPSVRFVVFGDPSANPDAAAELAALGNVELAGHVPRAGVAAALARFRIGLAPYGRAGFGGAPGTPFVSSDSLSSLKLVEYMSSGRAIISSAIPSVAAMVEDGASALLCDPERLPDWLAALDRLLADPGLVDRMAAAGRARFLADYTFRIRAERFATLAASLRP
- a CDS encoding Gfo/Idh/MocA family protein; the encoded protein is MRGALIGCGFFARNHLAAWRGLGVDMVLCDRVRERAEALGAEFGAAALWTDAAAMLAGERLDFVDIATTVESHRALVEQAAARGLPTICQKPFALDLDEGRAMVAAAARAGVPLLVHENFRWQTPMLAVADALTAGAVGRPHFGRISFRHGFDIYANQPYLATEPRLALVDVGVHVLDLARFFLGDVTRLYARTQRLNPKVAGEDAATLVLDHAGGAVSTVEISFFSRLDPDPFPQTLVRIEGDRGTVELGQDYRLSVTSAGRTAVRSVEPAVPPWGARPWHAIQDSVVNIERHFLDCLRTGAEPRPSGADNLKTLELVFAAYDSAARGEAVAFPREAGR
- a CDS encoding ribulose-bisphosphate carboxylase large subunit family protein, whose amino-acid sequence is MSDRIAATYILETADDPARAAAVIAGEQSSGTFVALRRETAGLLERSGAEVEALEILGEVPGPSLPGSRPGPVHRRCRLRLSWPLGNLGPSLPNLVATVAGNLFELKCVAGLRLVGLDLPEAFAARYPGPRHGIAGTRTLAGVPQGPLIGTIVKPSVGLSPEETAEEVAALVAGGIDFVKDDELQADGPNCPFEARVKAVMRVVRAGAERTGRKAMVAFNLTGDLDEMRRRHDLVLAEGGTCVMASLHSVGFVGILELARHSVLPIHGHRNGWGYLSRHPALGFDYAPWQMLWRLAGVDHLHVNGLANKFCEPDDSVVASARAVLAPVFPSRPMAAMPVFSSGQTVRQAAPTFAAVGTTDLIFAAGGGIFGHPAGVKAGVEALRAAWDAAVAGEPLEAVARRDPGVAAAMEIGR